From a region of the Halolamina sp. CBA1230 genome:
- a CDS encoding class 1 fructose-bisphosphatase encodes MTDTVDDVLETVAAVAPDVRDGLPGRRLTEAGVENPSGETVTAADVHADELFFEALGAIDGVVEYASEEREAVADVGDGEDGVAIAIDPLDGSSNLASNNAMGTIVGVADDSLPAAGEDLVAAAYVLYGPITTMTVAQEGTVTTYVLDGGETRAVEEDVELPDDPVVYGFGGRVPDWPDAFHDYAREIETELKLRYGGAMVGDVNQVLSYGGVFAYPALESAPNGKLRLQFEGAPIAKIIEAAGGASSDGEQSLLSVEPTELHQRVPVHVGNEEYIDRLEAALAD; translated from the coding sequence ATGACGGACACCGTCGACGACGTCCTGGAGACGGTCGCGGCGGTCGCGCCAGACGTGCGCGACGGGCTCCCGGGCCGCCGACTCACGGAAGCGGGCGTCGAGAACCCCTCCGGGGAGACGGTCACGGCCGCGGACGTCCACGCCGACGAGCTGTTCTTCGAGGCGCTGGGCGCCATCGACGGCGTCGTCGAGTACGCGAGCGAGGAGCGCGAGGCGGTCGCCGACGTCGGTGACGGCGAGGACGGCGTCGCGATCGCGATCGACCCGCTCGACGGCTCCTCGAACCTCGCCTCCAACAACGCGATGGGGACGATCGTCGGCGTCGCCGACGACTCCCTCCCCGCGGCGGGCGAGGATCTGGTCGCGGCGGCGTACGTGCTCTACGGCCCGATCACGACGATGACCGTCGCTCAGGAGGGAACCGTCACCACGTACGTGCTCGACGGCGGCGAGACCCGCGCGGTCGAGGAGGACGTCGAACTCCCCGACGACCCCGTCGTTTACGGGTTCGGCGGCCGCGTGCCGGACTGGCCCGACGCGTTCCACGACTACGCTCGCGAGATCGAAACCGAGCTCAAACTCCGGTACGGCGGCGCGATGGTCGGCGACGTGAACCAGGTGCTGAGCTACGGCGGGGTCTTCGCCTACCCCGCACTCGAGTCGGCGCCGAACGGGAAACTCCGGCTCCAGTTCGAGGGGGCGCCGATCGCGAAGATCATTGAGGCCGCCGGCGGGGCGTCGTCGGACGGCGAGCAGTCGCTGCTGTCAGTCGAGCCGACGGAGCTCCACCAGCGTGTCCCGGTTCACGTCGGGAACGAGGAGTATATCGACCGACTGGAAGCCGCACTCGCGGACTGA
- a CDS encoding DUF6149 family protein yields the protein MRLHQSWRNYAAQVLLELDIPLVTDWVRSWLVDLHTDFFVEHSERDAEARRPLFEALFDATIDVYREALREGYPEAQAREITHIQGSWTFIQQGWGELVEFPPEEADAYYERYEDFFDRHGCSPENPLGEFAPPSGLPDTPETPGRLNGDYPFAVPNLTDGVYVVDEKTEVRLACGVDAEDIDFSADD from the coding sequence GTGCGCCTCCACCAGAGCTGGCGAAACTACGCCGCACAGGTCCTGCTCGAACTGGATATCCCGCTCGTCACGGACTGGGTGCGCTCGTGGCTGGTCGACCTCCACACCGACTTCTTCGTCGAACACAGCGAACGGGACGCCGAGGCCCGCCGCCCACTGTTCGAGGCGCTGTTCGACGCCACCATCGACGTCTACCGCGAAGCGCTCCGCGAGGGGTACCCCGAGGCGCAGGCTCGCGAGATCACTCACATCCAGGGCTCGTGGACGTTCATCCAGCAGGGCTGGGGGGAGCTGGTGGAGTTCCCGCCCGAGGAGGCCGACGCCTACTACGAGCGCTACGAGGACTTTTTCGACCGGCACGGCTGCTCCCCCGAGAATCCGCTGGGGGAGTTCGCACCCCCCAGCGGCCTCCCGGACACGCCCGAGACGCCGGGACGCCTGAACGGTGACTACCCGTTCGCGGTACCGAACCTGACCGACGGCGTCTACGTCGTCGACGAGAAGACGGAGGTCCGACTGGCCTGTGGCGTCGACGCCGAGGACATCGACTTCAGCGCCGACGACTGA
- a CDS encoding site-specific integrase, whose protein sequence is MNLDKPNTLERCPGFDSDMMEPNRTITIVRKGQRDFLTDKGAVDYYEYRKPFLTYLLRMGKDPDKAKGYSPYTVCQTGHRTARFDLWMWENRGGYKAPPDQEDARAYMEEVAFRDVTESTKGKILGALGRYSKWLQHKYNRDEWEFSWNFQSGGGNNGPRDYLTKPERRKIRQAALGKDGTPNYGTDADLLEADPDSWKFTSLVWTSLDAGLRPVEVGNARVSWCEAENALLRIPREDSAKNEGNWTVGITDRTATALERWIDERADHPRYEDTDKLWLTRHGNRYGSNELSRILKDLCDRAEISHENRQMSWYAIRHSVGTHMTKERDLAATQAQLRHESVKTTLKYDNVPVEDRRDALDKMG, encoded by the coding sequence ATGAACCTCGATAAGCCGAATACGCTGGAACGCTGTCCCGGTTTCGATTCGGATATGATGGAGCCGAACAGAACGATTACAATCGTCCGTAAGGGTCAACGCGACTTCCTCACCGATAAGGGCGCCGTGGACTACTACGAGTACCGCAAGCCCTTCCTCACATACCTACTCCGGATGGGGAAAGACCCAGACAAAGCGAAGGGGTACTCTCCCTACACCGTCTGCCAGACGGGACACAGGACGGCACGCTTCGACTTGTGGATGTGGGAGAACCGTGGGGGCTACAAAGCTCCACCTGACCAAGAGGACGCACGCGCCTACATGGAGGAAGTCGCGTTCCGTGACGTGACGGAATCCACGAAGGGCAAAATCCTCGGTGCGCTCGGACGCTACTCGAAGTGGCTTCAGCACAAGTACAACCGCGACGAGTGGGAGTTCAGTTGGAACTTCCAGTCTGGCGGAGGAAACAACGGTCCCCGTGACTATCTGACCAAACCGGAACGTCGCAAGATTCGACAGGCTGCGCTCGGGAAGGACGGCACTCCCAATTACGGGACTGACGCCGACCTTCTCGAAGCCGACCCGGACAGTTGGAAATTCACGTCTCTCGTCTGGACGAGCCTCGACGCCGGCCTACGTCCGGTGGAAGTTGGGAACGCTCGCGTAAGCTGGTGTGAAGCCGAGAACGCCCTGTTACGCATCCCGAGAGAGGACTCTGCGAAGAACGAGGGGAACTGGACGGTGGGTATCACCGACCGCACAGCGACCGCGTTAGAGCGGTGGATAGACGAACGAGCTGACCATCCGAGATACGAGGATACGGACAAACTCTGGCTCACTCGGCATGGGAATCGCTACGGTTCAAACGAACTCAGTCGGATACTCAAAGACCTGTGCGACCGGGCGGAGATTAGCCACGAGAACCGCCAGATGTCGTGGTATGCAATCCGCCACTCGGTCGGGACTCACATGACCAAGGAGCGAGACCTTGCTGCTACACAGGCCCAGTTACGTCACGAGTCGGTGAAGACTACTCTCAAGTACGACAACGTCCCGGTTGAAGACCGGCGCGACGCACTCGATAAAATGGGTTGA
- a CDS encoding Eco57I restriction-modification methylase domain-containing protein → MSTISLEDLHEAFVTLHEEVRQEGSEFDFRYSLVDHLFTDALGWSRTVGEGHVNFEDERKDVLCYDDSDPPFPVIVCETKRPSHDLGLDDVEQLRTYMNGVGSADYGILTNGHEFRLYDYDGDNRELSVIDGFEIATVAEAEFEALSESQRTALDELERLHHSRFVDLGDAEYFRRTYQEVPVQYQPGTEDEGYELFLDAIKDSLDALTDILKRFFEDYRDRPEDSYPRSFLDSTFPDWKEWREYTGQSGNAKEAFCRETAYIMLNRALFARIAEDKEIVGHTRISSRGMADALDHDDRPYLDALMDTYDDIDDHYPDLYELGIFDWWWVSRDKRQQFDDKEERAQESLEDDLNHTLGTVLKRLNRFDFEYVNRDILGHVYEDYLPKKERKELGEYYTPIEVVQFMLDSVDYRPGEDLGQKQVLDPACGSGTFLTEVTERLITHYVEKFNKTSVRKLDSDEARTILERVEENVYGIDINPFAAHITQINLLFRTIDLYDKVTEQNPNYTMDGFEIHVADTLSPTLLEKQGGTTEEEGEQSSLEQFAGYNGRAKSFIEDRNEVDHIKDEEEFDVVVANPPYVRIQNLRGVKDEYSARYATAIKNFDIYVPFIERGIEWLTDDGKLTYICPNRLFTNDYAQKIRDRLTEEPITQLLDFKDTEVFDAATPYPCIISVDKTKTVDGNSVEVGRFADEREGVLDEIYHLDQWKTPEEVDEYDLFEYPQCSLREDNHDDYLTSWKPMPESEKQVFDLLKQSADSRLQEVAKEVFVGIQTSANPVYLGYVEGNPNQDVVQFRAKGDEDAMPVERGILRRLLRGPEIDRWGVNWEGLWLVFPYEVASGDAEVMTKETLQEDFPNTWDFFKSHEDYLKDRSMQNDTQWWAFGRRQNVEKMEPDKIMTNIMSSYNRFVADTDGEYYFVGGGNAGGYGIQLRGEYAPDSEDLLYYVALLNSRVLEFFHKHIAPIFGGKYYSYNKRYLEPHPIVLPENAPDSEIETKAKGIKAKREERTDLQYRTSDVRNYLEEYECDSTILDIVASTSLDDDDYRQGPIRTNDKMEVSSEKVYQVVMKRGHALEFESESVRDFVFELLTAQDKRLGRMEILNMDVPTRDDVLALMDEYESDEARIKELEREAEELQAELDDMILRDVYDLDDEEVEVVDEFLEVW, encoded by the coding sequence ATGTCGACTATCTCGCTGGAAGACCTCCACGAGGCCTTTGTTACTCTTCATGAAGAGGTCAGACAGGAAGGGAGCGAGTTCGACTTCCGTTACAGTCTGGTAGACCACCTCTTCACCGATGCGCTGGGATGGTCGCGTACAGTCGGGGAAGGTCACGTCAACTTCGAAGACGAGCGCAAGGACGTGCTGTGTTACGATGATAGTGACCCACCGTTCCCGGTTATCGTTTGCGAGACGAAGCGACCCTCTCACGACCTTGGTCTTGATGACGTAGAACAATTGAGGACCTACATGAACGGGGTCGGGAGTGCCGATTACGGTATCCTGACGAACGGTCATGAGTTCCGTCTATACGACTACGATGGGGATAATAGAGAACTAAGCGTTATCGACGGCTTTGAGATTGCGACCGTCGCTGAGGCGGAATTTGAAGCCCTATCAGAGAGTCAGCGAACCGCACTTGACGAGTTAGAACGTCTCCATCACAGCCGATTTGTTGACCTCGGAGACGCCGAGTATTTCCGGAGGACATATCAGGAAGTTCCTGTCCAATATCAGCCCGGCACAGAAGACGAAGGGTATGAACTGTTCTTAGATGCTATCAAAGATTCACTTGATGCTCTAACCGACATACTCAAGCGGTTTTTCGAGGACTACCGTGACCGCCCGGAAGACTCCTATCCTCGTTCTTTCCTCGACTCGACGTTCCCGGACTGGAAGGAGTGGCGAGAATACACGGGCCAAAGTGGGAACGCGAAGGAAGCGTTCTGCCGGGAAACTGCCTACATCATGTTGAACCGGGCGCTGTTCGCTCGGATTGCGGAAGACAAGGAGATTGTAGGGCATACACGAATCTCGTCACGGGGGATGGCCGATGCCTTGGACCATGATGACCGCCCTTATCTCGACGCCCTGATGGACACCTACGACGATATTGACGACCACTATCCAGACCTCTACGAACTGGGGATTTTCGATTGGTGGTGGGTCAGCCGCGATAAGCGCCAGCAGTTCGATGACAAGGAAGAACGCGCTCAGGAAAGTCTGGAAGATGACCTCAATCATACTCTCGGAACCGTTCTAAAGCGTCTGAACCGTTTCGACTTTGAGTATGTGAATCGTGACATCCTCGGTCACGTTTACGAAGACTACCTCCCCAAGAAGGAACGCAAGGAACTGGGCGAATACTACACACCAATAGAAGTCGTCCAGTTCATGCTGGATTCCGTAGACTATCGACCCGGCGAAGACCTCGGCCAAAAGCAGGTACTCGACCCGGCTTGTGGGAGCGGAACGTTCCTTACCGAAGTCACGGAGCGGCTCATCACCCACTACGTCGAGAAGTTCAATAAAACAAGCGTCAGGAAGTTGGACTCCGACGAGGCTCGCACGATTCTCGAAAGGGTTGAGGAGAACGTCTATGGAATCGACATCAACCCCTTCGCGGCACACATCACGCAAATCAATCTCCTGTTCCGCACTATCGACCTCTACGACAAGGTAACTGAACAGAATCCCAACTACACGATGGACGGGTTCGAGATTCACGTCGCAGACACGCTTTCACCAACGCTTCTGGAGAAGCAGGGCGGAACAACTGAAGAGGAGGGCGAACAGTCGTCACTTGAGCAGTTCGCAGGGTACAACGGACGGGCGAAGTCGTTCATCGAAGACCGGAACGAGGTAGACCACATCAAAGATGAAGAGGAGTTTGACGTAGTGGTTGCGAATCCTCCCTACGTCCGTATCCAAAACCTACGCGGTGTGAAAGACGAATACTCTGCACGCTATGCGACGGCCATCAAGAACTTCGACATCTACGTACCGTTCATTGAGCGGGGGATAGAGTGGCTAACTGACGACGGCAAACTCACGTACATCTGCCCGAACCGTCTGTTCACTAACGATTACGCACAGAAGATTCGTGACCGGCTGACCGAGGAACCGATTACGCAATTACTGGATTTCAAAGATACCGAGGTGTTTGATGCCGCCACACCCTACCCATGTATCATTTCTGTCGATAAAACCAAGACTGTTGATGGCAACTCAGTAGAGGTTGGGAGGTTTGCAGATGAAAGAGAGGGGGTTCTTGACGAAATCTATCATCTGGACCAATGGAAAACCCCCGAGGAAGTAGACGAGTACGACCTGTTTGAATATCCCCAGTGTAGTCTCCGGGAGGACAACCATGACGATTACTTGACTTCTTGGAAACCGATGCCCGAAAGCGAAAAGCAGGTTTTCGACTTACTCAAACAATCCGCAGACTCTCGACTTCAGGAAGTAGCAAAAGAGGTCTTCGTGGGGATTCAGACGAGTGCGAATCCCGTTTATCTCGGCTACGTTGAGGGGAACCCGAATCAAGACGTAGTCCAATTTAGAGCAAAAGGCGATGAGGATGCGATGCCAGTAGAGAGAGGTATCCTTCGGCGGCTCCTTCGCGGTCCTGAGATAGACCGCTGGGGTGTAAACTGGGAAGGTCTTTGGCTTGTTTTCCCGTACGAGGTTGCGAGCGGTGACGCGGAGGTGATGACGAAAGAGACTCTTCAAGAGGACTTCCCCAATACGTGGGACTTCTTCAAATCGCATGAAGACTATCTCAAAGACCGGAGTATGCAGAACGACACCCAATGGTGGGCATTTGGTCGCCGTCAAAATGTCGAAAAAATGGAGCCAGATAAAATCATGACGAACATTATGAGTAGTTACAATCGGTTTGTAGCTGACACCGACGGCGAGTATTATTTCGTCGGTGGGGGAAATGCAGGCGGTTACGGCATCCAATTGAGAGGAGAGTATGCCCCGGATTCCGAAGACCTACTCTACTACGTTGCTCTGCTCAACTCACGAGTTCTGGAGTTCTTCCACAAACACATCGCCCCCATCTTTGGGGGGAAATATTACTCCTACAATAAACGGTATCTCGAACCACACCCCATCGTTCTTCCCGAGAACGCACCAGACTCCGAAATCGAAACGAAGGCTAAAGGAATCAAAGCCAAGCGCGAAGAAAGGACGGACCTCCAATATCGAACATCAGACGTTCGTAACTATTTAGAGGAGTACGAGTGCGACAGTACGATTCTCGACATCGTAGCCTCCACCAGTCTTGATGATGACGACTACCGACAGGGTCCAATTCGCACCAACGACAAGATGGAGGTCAGTTCCGAGAAAGTCTATCAGGTCGTGATGAAGCGAGGACACGCACTTGAGTTCGAGAGTGAATCCGTCCGTGACTTCGTCTTCGAACTACTGACGGCACAGGACAAGCGCCTCGGTCGGATGGAAATTCTAAATATGGACGTTCCGACTCGTGACGACGTACTGGCCCTCATGGACGAATACGAGTCTGACGAAGCTCGAATCAAGGAACTCGAAAGAGAGGCCGAAGAGCTGCAGGCCGAACTGGACGATATGATTCTCCGTGACGTGTACGACCTCGATGACGAAGAAGTAGAAGTCGTTGATGAATTCTTAGAGGTCTGGTAA
- a CDS encoding helix-turn-helix domain-containing protein — MERERDESGQYTEQVTLDSVLSVFQNANLPVLTATEVAEELDCSRASAYNKLESLVDRGELQKKKVGARAVVYILMDE; from the coding sequence ATGGAGCGTGAGAGAGATGAGAGCGGGCAGTACACAGAGCAGGTGACGCTTGATAGCGTACTGTCTGTCTTCCAGAACGCGAATTTGCCCGTACTGACTGCTACGGAGGTCGCCGAGGAATTGGACTGCTCTCGGGCGTCCGCCTACAACAAATTGGAAAGTCTGGTTGACAGGGGAGAGCTACAAAAAAAGAAAGTCGGCGCGCGAGCTGTGGTCTACATTTTGATGGACGAGTAA
- a CDS encoding SWIM zinc finger family protein produces the protein MEDTTTTADKRIVEELQFGAKTAKRVGWEAWEFSVEAPHLVRVTNASYGFEKEDHSYLVGVDDRGDVVVPAECGCKADRFRDHYDCKHKVALATIGGPVVLQAAVDVESSAPALSVQERDDVTTVADKLQTDGGSVAVDADSDSCRHGDDRCDGPNGEGLPCFPCFEVGR, from the coding sequence ATGGAAGATACAACGACTACAGCTGATAAGCGCATCGTTGAGGAACTACAGTTCGGTGCAAAGACTGCGAAGCGGGTTGGGTGGGAAGCATGGGAGTTCTCAGTAGAGGCTCCGCACCTTGTTCGGGTTACGAACGCAAGCTACGGGTTCGAGAAGGAGGACCATAGCTATCTCGTCGGCGTCGACGACCGCGGCGACGTCGTCGTCCCCGCTGAGTGCGGCTGTAAGGCCGACCGCTTCCGCGACCACTACGACTGCAAGCACAAAGTCGCGCTGGCGACTATCGGTGGTCCTGTCGTTCTCCAAGCTGCTGTAGACGTGGAGAGCAGCGCGCCGGCCTTATCGGTGCAAGAGCGCGACGACGTCACAACGGTCGCAGACAAACTCCAGACTGACGGCGGGAGTGTGGCCGTCGACGCCGATTCAGACAGCTGTCGGCACGGCGACGACCGTTGTGACGGTCCTAACGGTGAGGGGCTTCCCTGCTTCCCCTGCTTCGAGGTGGGCCGATGA
- a CDS encoding type I restriction endonuclease, producing MNRDAVRGYVEQSEAVLDSSPQMDEANTKAAVLRDFLELLDWQIPQDTQLEYSVEAFGNTYKVDYALILEGTPVAFLEAKGADTSLTHDHEEQLSSYMTNKNVTYGILSNGKQYRFFQRRVDASNVDVQKVGDVALEDLPSRLAVLKAYEKDAIESGESGKILGRINELREARQTLEAEKDDLAVELSNALANEVSDSISSLAETQAKEMIDRLVEDINSEIDADGGGADEPVGGGSGGIKPTGNHLAGAIRRTEIGGNDDAKVAVFPTKESGLPFLKENNAWGFVRVGSEFEYVAMYVTGDVRQVKYFATVKDVVPPEEAELSRPIEEYADGAKIAEDKMVIRFEPESLYELEDPVPYETKYPQGLRYTTLGALRSAQTTDDML from the coding sequence ATGAATAGGGACGCTGTTCGGGGCTACGTGGAGCAATCTGAGGCCGTTCTGGACTCTTCTCCGCAGATGGACGAAGCGAATACAAAAGCGGCTGTCTTGCGCGACTTCTTGGAACTTCTTGACTGGCAGATTCCACAAGACACCCAACTCGAATACTCTGTGGAAGCCTTCGGAAACACATATAAAGTCGATTATGCACTGATTCTCGAAGGAACTCCGGTCGCATTTCTCGAAGCGAAGGGCGCAGATACCTCCCTCACACACGACCACGAGGAACAGTTGTCGTCGTATATGACGAATAAGAATGTTACCTATGGTATCCTGTCGAATGGCAAGCAGTATCGCTTCTTTCAGCGCCGTGTAGACGCCTCGAACGTAGACGTGCAGAAGGTCGGTGACGTAGCCCTCGAAGACCTCCCAAGCCGTCTTGCGGTCCTGAAGGCCTACGAGAAGGACGCTATCGAGTCTGGCGAATCTGGGAAGATACTCGGTCGAATCAACGAACTCCGTGAGGCCCGCCAAACCCTCGAAGCGGAAAAAGACGACTTGGCAGTTGAACTCTCAAACGCACTGGCAAACGAGGTTTCAGACTCTATCTCGTCGCTTGCAGAGACGCAGGCAAAAGAGATGATTGATAGGCTCGTTGAGGACATTAACTCCGAAATCGACGCCGACGGCGGAGGTGCTGACGAACCGGTTGGTGGCGGTAGTGGCGGTATCAAGCCAACAGGAAATCATCTCGCGGGAGCAATTCGGCGGACTGAGATTGGCGGCAACGATGACGCGAAAGTAGCGGTGTTCCCGACGAAGGAGTCGGGTCTACCGTTTCTCAAGGAGAACAACGCGTGGGGATTCGTTCGGGTTGGAAGCGAGTTCGAGTACGTTGCGATGTACGTGACCGGTGACGTGCGTCAGGTCAAATACTTTGCCACGGTCAAGGACGTAGTTCCGCCCGAAGAGGCCGAATTATCTCGCCCAATCGAAGAGTATGCAGACGGCGCGAAAATCGCAGAGGACAAGATGGTAATTCGATTCGAGCCGGAGAGTCTGTACGAGTTGGAAGACCCAGTACCCTACGAGACGAAATACCCACAGGGTCTCCGATATACTACGCTTGGAGCACTTCGGTCAGCACAGACAACGGACGATATGCTCTGA
- a CDS encoding AI-2E family transporter: protein MDERRLIIALFGVAVTAVLGFLAHQFIAPLTVSVFLYYSTRRYFKFLRRLRLPARVRAVTVLVSLAVPLLLLVSYATVLLVIEARTFVEQYSLLDVAATNVEWLGAVEAIPAFTVQGLYEAYQSGDLSPFIGFASNHAELLTSLISGFFLNLFVVVIVTYYLLLDGRRIRDWLLRFDEDAIIREYLEAADAELESVLFGNLLNVIAISLIAIASFTAYNAVAPAPAEVPYPALAGTLTGIASLIPVVGMKIVYLPLTAIAALPIALGGDQSLLVYIVGFLVVAVVVVDTIPDILLRPILSGENTHVGLLMLAYTLGPVVLGFYGLFFAPIVLVVGLTFAQTALPRLLGADEDEGVSSDQMRLTDFGVSTNRSVRERVRDGTSRVFGRE, encoded by the coding sequence ATGGACGAGAGACGGCTGATCATCGCCCTGTTCGGCGTGGCCGTCACGGCCGTGCTCGGCTTCCTCGCACACCAATTCATCGCCCCGCTGACAGTGTCGGTGTTCCTCTACTACTCGACGCGTCGGTACTTCAAGTTCCTCCGCCGGCTCCGGCTCCCGGCGCGAGTGCGCGCGGTGACGGTGCTCGTCTCGCTGGCGGTGCCGCTGCTGTTGCTCGTCAGCTACGCGACGGTGCTGCTGGTGATCGAGGCCCGGACGTTCGTCGAGCAGTACTCGTTGCTCGACGTGGCGGCGACGAACGTCGAGTGGCTCGGCGCCGTGGAGGCGATCCCGGCGTTCACCGTCCAGGGGCTGTACGAGGCGTACCAGTCGGGCGACCTCTCGCCGTTCATCGGGTTCGCGAGCAACCACGCGGAACTGCTGACCTCGCTGATCTCGGGCTTTTTCCTCAACCTGTTCGTCGTCGTGATCGTCACCTACTACCTGCTGCTCGACGGCCGGCGCATCCGTGACTGGCTGCTCCGGTTCGACGAGGACGCCATCATTCGGGAGTACCTCGAAGCGGCCGACGCGGAGCTGGAGTCGGTGCTCTTTGGCAACCTCCTGAACGTGATCGCCATCTCGCTGATCGCCATCGCTTCCTTCACCGCCTACAACGCGGTCGCGCCCGCCCCCGCCGAAGTCCCGTACCCCGCGCTTGCGGGCACGCTGACGGGGATCGCGAGCCTGATCCCGGTCGTGGGGATGAAGATCGTCTACCTCCCGCTGACGGCCATCGCGGCGCTCCCGATCGCGCTCGGCGGCGACCAGTCGCTGCTGGTGTACATCGTCGGCTTCCTCGTCGTCGCCGTCGTCGTCGTCGACACGATCCCGGACATCCTCCTGCGCCCGATCCTCAGCGGCGAGAACACCCACGTCGGGCTCCTGATGCTCGCGTACACGCTCGGACCCGTGGTGCTGGGGTTCTACGGGCTCTTCTTCGCGCCGATCGTGCTCGTGGTCGGGCTGACGTTCGCCCAGACCGCGCTGCCGCGCCTGCTGGGCGCCGACGAGGACGAGGGTGTATCGTCGGACCAGATGCGGCTGACGGATTTCGGCGTCTCGACCAACCGAAGCGTTCGCGAGCGGGTTCGGGACGGGACGTCGAGGGTGTTCGGGCGGGAGTGA
- the dacZ gene encoding diadenylate cyclase DacZ — MSTPADLLDDLTADLDAVFVFSPSSGFYDRFEELEGDVVVVAPENVVDAEQFVELPLEFENVRDRIRFGVEGAMDRDIVDDGDEVGCVVTVFGDHDSFVRVRADESMHSGVYDLFANSRADPGVIRDVFEVAIELGKKGQKGKPVGALFVTGDAGKVMNKSRPLSYNPFEKSHVHVGDPIVNVMLKEFSRLDGAFVISDSGKIVSAYRYLEPGAEGVDIPKGLGARHMAGAAITRATNATAIVLSESDGMVRAFKGGELILEIDPEDY, encoded by the coding sequence ATGTCGACCCCTGCCGATCTCCTCGACGACCTGACGGCGGATCTGGACGCGGTGTTCGTGTTCTCCCCCAGTAGCGGGTTCTACGACCGCTTCGAGGAGCTGGAGGGGGATGTGGTGGTGGTCGCGCCCGAGAACGTGGTCGACGCCGAGCAGTTCGTCGAACTCCCGCTGGAGTTCGAGAACGTCCGTGACCGGATCCGGTTCGGCGTCGAGGGGGCGATGGATCGCGACATCGTCGACGACGGCGACGAGGTGGGCTGTGTGGTAACCGTGTTCGGCGACCACGACTCCTTCGTCCGCGTGCGCGCCGACGAGTCGATGCACTCCGGCGTGTACGATCTGTTCGCCAACTCGCGTGCGGACCCGGGCGTCATCCGTGACGTGTTCGAGGTCGCCATCGAACTGGGGAAGAAAGGGCAGAAAGGCAAGCCGGTGGGGGCGCTGTTCGTCACCGGCGACGCCGGGAAGGTGATGAACAAGTCCCGGCCGCTGTCGTACAACCCCTTCGAGAAGTCCCACGTCCACGTCGGCGACCCGATCGTGAACGTGATGCTCAAGGAGTTCTCGCGGCTCGACGGCGCGTTCGTGATCTCCGATTCGGGGAAGATCGTCTCCGCGTACCGCTACCTCGAACCCGGCGCCGAGGGGGTGGATATCCCGAAGGGGCTGGGCGCCCGCCACATGGCCGGCGCCGCGATCACTCGCGCCACGAACGCGACGGCCATCGTGCTCTCGGAGTCCGACGGGATGGTGCGTGCGTTCAAGGGCGGCGAGCTGATACTGGAGATCGACCCGGAGGACTACTGA
- a CDS encoding mechanosensitive ion channel domain-containing protein yields the protein MYPMAFQPGFEIGGPLGAIPERVWLALGVFVLALVLAWLVVRVNAGLLRRAGLPETIEGTAFERTVRGIGTSTVAILSQLSGWFIAILGAIIAISIAEPSYADQFWSRTTGFFPSFFVALLILIVGVVVGDKVGILLSERLRSVKLPQIGIVPTAAKYSVFYVAVVLALDQIGVATFALVVLLALYVLALIVFTVVAGKQLLTSAAAGLYLFLNEPYGIGDEVKIGDQRGIVQEIDLFVTHIESDGEEYVVPNDRVFEGGIVIVHDD from the coding sequence ATGTATCCGATGGCGTTCCAGCCCGGGTTCGAGATCGGCGGGCCGCTGGGTGCGATCCCCGAGCGCGTCTGGCTCGCGCTGGGGGTGTTCGTCCTCGCGCTGGTGCTCGCGTGGCTGGTCGTCAGAGTCAACGCCGGCCTGCTCCGACGGGCCGGCCTGCCCGAGACGATCGAGGGGACGGCGTTCGAGCGGACCGTCCGCGGGATCGGCACCTCGACGGTCGCGATCCTCTCTCAGCTCTCGGGCTGGTTCATCGCCATTCTCGGCGCTATCATCGCCATCTCCATCGCGGAGCCGAGCTACGCCGATCAGTTCTGGTCGCGGACCACCGGCTTCTTCCCCAGTTTCTTCGTCGCGCTGCTGATCCTGATCGTCGGCGTCGTCGTCGGCGACAAGGTCGGGATCCTGCTCTCCGAGCGGCTCCGCAGCGTCAAACTCCCCCAGATCGGGATCGTCCCCACCGCCGCGAAGTACAGCGTGTTCTACGTCGCGGTCGTGCTCGCGCTCGACCAGATCGGCGTCGCGACGTTCGCGCTGGTCGTGCTGCTGGCGCTGTACGTGCTCGCGCTGATCGTGTTCACGGTCGTTGCGGGGAAACAGCTGCTGACCTCCGCGGCCGCGGGGCTGTACCTGTTCCTGAACGAGCCGTACGGGATCGGCGACGAGGTGAAGATCGGCGACCAGCGCGGCATCGTCCAGGAGATCGACCTGTTCGTCACCCACATCGAGTCCGACGGCGAGGAGTACGTCGTCCCGAACGACCGTGTGTTCGAGGGCGGGATCGTGATCGTCCACGACGACTGA